A region of Neovison vison isolate M4711 chromosome 7, ASM_NN_V1, whole genome shotgun sequence DNA encodes the following proteins:
- the SYT8 gene encoding LOW QUALITY PROTEIN: synaptotagmin-8 (The sequence of the model RefSeq protein was modified relative to this genomic sequence to represent the inferred CDS: deleted 2 bases in 1 codon), translated as MGHPLGPHSTPAPAGTTAIPGLIPDLIARLPWPRWAIIAIAVAAGVLMVSCLLCVVCCCCRRGHRKKPRDREAVGLGSPQGTTSSHLVQPDVDTSETAPEDAQHWGRLQLSLEYDFSRQEIKVGLKQAADLRACGPGGTADPYARVSLSTQTGHSHETRVHRGTLCPAFQETCCFHVPQEELAGATLRVRVLGSKRFSAPEPLGELSLPLGAVDLQHVLEQWYQLGPPGAAEPEPSGELCLSLRYVPSSGRMTVVVLEARGLSPGLADPYVKVQLMLNQRKWRKRKTSARKGTASPYFNEAFTFLVPFSQIQVGCLEEGCVGPPLGAQPTAVFLFPHAPRRASAQSVDLVLAVWARGPQFRAEPVGKVLLGARASGQPLQHWADMLAHARRPVAQWHPLRPAREVDRALGLKPRLHLTLPGSRD; from the exons ATGGGGCACCCCCTGGGCCCCCACAGcaccccggccccggccggcaCCACGGCTATACCCGGGCTCATTCCGGACCTCATCGCCAGGCTCCCTT GGCCCCGCTGGGCAATCATTGCCATCGCTGTGGCTGCCGGCGTCCTCATGGTCTCCTGCCTCCTCTGTGTcgtctgctgctgctgccgccgtgGCCACAGGAAGAAGCCCAGGGACAGGGAGGCTGTGGGCCTGGGCAGTCCTCAAGGGACCACCAGCTCCCACCTG GTGCAACCGGATGTGGATACCTCAGAGACTGCCCCGGAGGACGCCCAGCACTGGGGgcgcctgcagctctccctggaGTATGACTTCTCAAGGCAGGAG ATCAAGGTGGGCCTCAAGCAGGCCGCGGACCTGAGGGCCTGTGGGCCGGGTGGCACGGCGGACCCCTACGCCCGCGTCAGCCTCTCCACCCAGACAGGGCACAGCCACGAGACGAGGGTGCACCGCGGCACACTCTGCCCCGCGTTTCAGGAGACCTGCTGCTTCCACGTGC CGCAGGAAGAGCTGGCTGGGGCCACGCTGCGGGTGCGCGTGCTGGGCTCCAAGCGCTTCTCTGCGCCGGAGCCGCTGGGGGAGCTCAGCCTGCCGCTGGGCGCCGTCGACCTGCAGCACGTCCTGGAGCAGTGGTACCAGCTGGGCCCGCCCGGCGCCGCGGAG CCCGAGCCGTCGGGAGAGCTGTGTCTCTCGCTCCGCTACGTCCCCAGCTCGGGCCGGATGACCGTTGTTGTGCTGGAGGCGCGAGGTCTGAGCCCGGGCCTGGCAG ACCCCTATGTGAAGGTCCAGCTCATGCTGAACCAGCGAAAGTGGCGGAAGAGAAAGACGTCGGCTCGCAAGGGCACAGCCTCCCCCTACTTCAACGAGGCCTTCACCTTCCTTGTGCCCTTCAGCCAGATCCAGGtgggctgcctggaggaagggtgtgtgggc ccCCCCCTTGGGGCCCAACCGACCGCTGTCTTTCTCTTCCCCCATGCACCTCGGCGGGCCTCCGCCCAGAGCGTGGACCTGGTGCTGGCCGTCTGGGCCCGGGGCCCACAGTTTCGGGCTGAGCCGGTGGGCAAGGTGCTGCTTGGTGCCCGGGCCTCTGGTCAGCCCCTGCAGCACTGGGCGGACATGCTGGCCCACGCCCGGCGGCCCGTCGCCCAGTGGCACCCCCTGCGTCCGGCCAGGGAGGTGGACCGTGCTCTGGGCCTGAAGCCCCGCCTGCATCTGACCTTGCCTGGCTCCCGAGACTGA
- the TNNI2 gene encoding troponin I, fast skeletal muscle — MGDEEKRNRAITARRQHLKSVMLQIAATELEKEEGRRESEKQNYLSEHCPPLHLPSSMSEVQELCKQLHAKIDAAEEEKYDMEVRVQKSTKELEDMNQKLFDLRGKFKRPPLRRVRMSADAMLKALLGSKHKVCMDLRANLKQVKKEDTEKERDLRDVGDWRKNIEEKSGMEGRKKMFETES; from the exons ATGGGGGA TGAGGAG AAACGCAACAGGGCCATCACGGCCCGGAGACAGCACCTGAAG AGTGTCATGCTCCAGATTGCCGCCAcggagctggagaaggaggagggtcgCCGGGAGTCGGAGAAGCAGAACTACCTGTCCGAGCACTGCCCGCCCCTGCACCTCCCCAGCTCCATGTCCGAAGTGCAG gagctcTGCAAACAGCTGCACGCCAAGATCGACGCTGCGGAGGAGGAGAAGTATGACATGGAAGTGAGGGTCCAGAAGAGCACCAAGGAG CTGGAGGACATGAACCAGAAGCTGTTCGACCTGAGAGGCAAGTTCAAGAGGCCTCCGCTGAGGAGGGTGCGCATGTCGGCCGACGCCATGCTCAAGGCGCTGCTGGGCTCCAAGCACAAGGTGTGCATGGACCTCCGGGCCAACCTGAAGCAGGTCAAGAAGGAGGACACGGAGAAG gagcGGGACCTGCGCGACGTGGGCGACTGGCGGAAGAACATCGAGGAGAAGTCGGGCATGGAGGGCCGCAAGAAGATGTTCGAGACCGAGTCCTAg